The following proteins are encoded in a genomic region of Ostrea edulis chromosome 7, xbOstEdul1.1, whole genome shotgun sequence:
- the LOC130047865 gene encoding perlucin-like, whose product MTTEILGFAIFVFCLQAQIGCSQPLGINRDDERCIAEGYTLNLKSYLKDQLSDLEKRLKEDFSNNIQNLETQIKRLTNCPRGWNKHGRSCYKLNTQKSTWKTADQFCRRLSGKLAEIGTKDENDFIKNLINNNPGTARAWIGGEDTAEEGTWIWTFSEIPLSFKNWNKGEPNDRKGKEGCLEILGVLNGLWNDLPCSNSSVSVCEKDLYELKALLPGPEWSHGLNLYRKHLHAGIFICTLQVITHKLLRSLPCNNLNSQLWPASSKHRLLCQSKHLVTKWTKHITIISAQLN is encoded by the exons atGACGACTGAAATATTGGGCTTTGCAATTTTCGTTTTCTGTCTACAAGCACAGATTGGATGTTCCCAACCCCTTGGTATCAATCGTGACGATGAGCGATGCATAGCGGAGGGTTACACGCTCAATCTAAAATCGTATTTGAAAGATCAATTAAGCGATTTGGAAAAAAGAC tgaaagaagatttttcaaataatatccAAAATCTCGAAACACAGATAAAACGACTTACAA ATTGTCCTCGGGGCTGGAACAAACATGGCAGATCTTGTTATAAGTTAAACACACAAAAATCAACATGGAAAACTGCTGAT CAATTCTGCCGACGTTTGTCAGGAAAACTAGCTGAAATTGGCACAAAGGATGAAAACGACTTTATAAAAAATCTCATTAACAATAACCCAGGAACAG CACGGGCCTGGATAGGTGGGGAAGACACGGCAGAGGAAGGTACATGGATCTGGACTTTTTCAGAAATACCGTTGAGCTTTAAGAACTGGAACAAGGGCGAACCCAATGACAGAAAAGGAAAGGAAGGCTGTTTGGAAATACTGGGAGTACTCAACGGACTCTGGAATGACTTACCATGCTCAAATTCATCAGTGTCTGTTTGTGAAAAAGACTTGTa TGAATTGAAAGCTTTACTTCCTGGTCCAGAGTGGAGTCATGGTTTGAatttatataggaaacatcttcatgCAGG aatttttatCTGTACGCTTCAGGTAATAACTCATAAGCTTTTAAGATCACTGCCTTGTAATAATCTGAACTCTCAGTTATGGCCAGCGTCCAGTAAACATCGGCTGCTTTGCCAGTCAAAACACTTAGTGACGAAGTGGACCAAGCATATCACGATCATTTCAGCACAGCTAAACTAA